The genomic DNA ATCGAGGAATTTTGGCCCCTTTCGATTGGAATTTGTGATTTAAATTCTTTTAAGAGAAATGTGAAAAAGGTtgtttggtaatatatatatatatatatatatatatatatataatggcttcttttttggagaaataaaaaaaatgataggaaTGTTTTGCCAAATACACAAAGATCTATCATTTCTAATACTTtgctaaattattatttgtttcaaaagtttaaattgatattatattaaattactacttgtctcaaaagtttaataaataaaatgacaaagGCCAATGGTCATGCctcattttaattattattattattaatatatataatatattataaaatcagTTATTGGACACTCAATTATTAACTACTTTTGTCAATCCATATAAACAATTAATAACGGCAACTAGCTTAAGTAGTTATCTAATTATTTAGCTGTGATTATTTTCGGTTAAACCGTTAACAATTTTTAACCGTTATTaatggtttattttttatttcaatccatatataattttttttttttttaaaaaaaaaaaaatgcaacaattACTTACCTTACCACATGCCTAGAGTCGGACCACtctcggattttttttttttttgacatgtccacacaagggaagggggatgggggattcgaactagtgacctccgcttcattagacgtagtccacagtcgattgagctaccccttagagACACCACTCCCGGATTTTCATGTTTTagtcttatttaaaaatatatttaaatcatatatagaaAGGTTACCAGATTCCAACTAAGACCTGGCCCACCCGAGTTTCAAGCTGGTTCAACTAAGTTCGTCGACCCGGCTCACATAATTCAACCTAGTCCATTGTGTTTTCAGCCTGCTTCGGTCTAGTTTGTGACTTAGGCCACCAATTCAACTCAATCCATAGGGCCTTCAGATCAATCCGAACCATTTCACTACCTGGTTTGAAACTAGTCAACCCAGTCCACGGGTCAACTAAACCCAACCAGGCCCATTGGTCAACGGTCCAATCCATCACCCTTGCCACAAACAACCCCCATTGGCCGGCTACTATCCGACCAGTTGTCAGCCGCCCTTCGCCTTACTCTGGCAAACCTTCACCAACCTTCCACAGTCGCTACCTTTCTATTTTCAACGACCCTCTGACATTCTAGTCACCGCCTCGGGTATGTTAaagattaagtgattaaatttatcttttcttatcaccttaagtttttaggataaatgatgttttaacatggtatcaggtgtttgagcccacacataaGGGGAAGTGTTAAAGATTAAGTAAGGATGGGCAGATTAACTGTTTACTACCTACTGATTGCGACTCAACCAACATTAATCACCTACCGCCAAAAGTCGGTTGACAATCggttaagaatttttttatcgacgtcggttcggttcggttaattggtataaatattttttgtcggTTAACCAAATTAGTcgataataaatatttttttagtagaatgATGATTACGAGAGTATTAGCTAGTTTTTTTAGCAGAACATATTAGTTGGTGGATTCTAAGaccaatttattagtagaacATATGTATAGTGGATtcttattgtgttaattaattttagcctaaaaaaaaatttgggccctAATTAGAAAAGCCTACAGTTAACCGATTAACCAAATCGATTTTAACCGAAATATCCGTTCAACCCAAACTTTCGAAATAAATCATTATCGAAATGTAATCGGTGAATTAACTGATTTAACCAACAATTTTGGTTAACGGAACCGAAAATAGCTCTACCCAACCGAACCGAACCAATACCCACCCCtaaaattaagtgattaaatttacttctttctatcagtttaagcttacGGAAAAAGTAGTAGTTTAACACAACATTCTTCTATCAAGCTACTCTAGTGGCCCTCCAACGACATCCTACAGTAGTGGGTCGACCACCGCCTCCAACAATCTCTAGCCACTGTCTTTAACATCCTTTCAACCACCTCACCAGTAGCTTCCTTCATTCAGCAGCCTTCGACAAGTTGAGCTCACTTGCCTAACATTACTTGCATCACACTAGATCATTTCCCACAAGCTCacggttatatatattttaggagtatttttgtcttttcactttttgagtgaacaaaaatacccttataatataactaactgaatattatctaGTTGATATGAAGAGGATACTAATTCCCAGCTAACAAACAACTTTACTTGCAGATCATGATGAGTTTCATTAATGGTTTAGCGCTCATGCccgagaggatcctaattccaaGCTCACAATCAACTTTATTTGTGGATCATGATGAGTTTCATTAATGGTTTAGCGCTCACGCCCATATTTTTAGTGTTGTCCGCACTAGATCCAGttcgaccaaaaaaaaaaaaaaaaaaggttggctTAAACATTCCTATCTTTTTCCACTCTTTTGAGTGCTTACAAGTTATGGTGTTGACGTGGAACCAATCTATATAAGGCTGTAAGAGACGAGAGCATTCTTCTCCCCCCCACCAAGAGCTCGACACCAGTCAATTGAACTTCAGTCCGAGCACTGTATATAGAGTTTGCCAAGTTTGACCGGccaattgaatttttcaaattaacatAAGGGTAAGGAAGAGGAGCAGTAATTCTAAACTAGCCTCATTAGTTCATGGAAATTTAGTTTGAAAAACAGCAAACAGTTCAACtgaaaggagaaaaataagTAGACTAATCAGATTGCAGCTGTCACACAATTCCCCTACACGTGATTTATTTGTTAAGTTCTATTCATATGAgcattagagaaaaaaaaaaaaaacaattcaagtAAGAAAGTGAGAAGAGAACAGAGCACACATACCCTGTTTTGGATATGTAAAGGATTGCACTTGATCACGGCAAAAGCAGACAAACGCCCGCGTGGAGTTAGAACCACTGCATACCCCACCAGTTTCCTTACACCCCCTACAGAGATTATCGAATCTATTGTTGTATTCCACCTCAAAACCTTCATCCATTGCTTTCTCAACTGCCGGGGCTCCACCCTAAGGGTCTTCAAGAAGAGCACTAGCACTGCTCCGGAGAATCGGAACATTGATACTGCTGTCGCAATCCATTACAAGTTGCTCATGTAATTGGACGCTCGAGGGGGCGGGGGGAGGGGGTTCGTCTACCAAGTAATAACTAAgaagaaatattaattttccCATCACTAACTCCTTGGCTGCAATTAAATCGATTTGGGATGTCTTGAAGAACAGGGCAGCCGTAGAATATAGTTATGTTTTGAACGTTCGAACGGTAATCAAACAAAGTTAAGTTCAAAGAGGTATTTAGGAGCTTTGGAGCACAAGGGCCATCCCAGAGGTCCGACCTTGCAATGGTAAAGCTCCGAGAAGATGTGCTGATGTTTAGCACGCGGTAGTCTAGTGCTTCAAAGCTCAACTATTTTGCTCAATTTTAGACCAactttgccttattttttaatttaaaaaaaaaaacaaaaaaacaaaataaaaaatgaaataaaaaaaaaaaaagtgtgaagcacaaatattttttttgtccttcttttattggtatttttttttttttttaaaaaaaaaaatgtctttttcttGGTCCTTCAATTTTTGACACTTCACCCATTGATGACGTGTTAAGTCTGACAAATCACAAAAGTTTTGGTGACGTGTGGATTTTTGAAACGTCACCCTTTGGTGACGTGTTAATATTGGCACGTCACAAACAATGGTGACGTGCCATTTTCAATTTTCGGCAGGTCattaaagttttgaaaaaaaaatagttttttcccaaattttttggCACGTCACCACTTTAGTGATGTGTCAATTTTCAGCATATCagtaaagttttaaaaattattaaaagaataataataatttttttcccgaatttttttatatattattataaaaactactgtttaatagttttctcccgatttttttttttttttttttttatttataacttcattataaaatagtaataataacaacaaaaaaaattatcagaGTTTCAAATCCCAAATCCTCGTACCTACAAATTTTGGGGGCTTGCAGTGCTTGGGAGCTCATCTCCAACAAGCCTCGCTTCTCCTTCGTGCATCACAGTTCCCACTCTCGTTCAATTCAACTCTTTTGCCTTCTAAAGCATAATATATAGAATTAAGTATGACGCAgaagtttgttttgtttttatatgttCCGACCAATTCAAGACACCCAAACAGATCGAGTGTAATAATCAAATATTTCCTATTTATCACGAAATTGTCCCCATGAATCCATTGGTGACGTGTGGGGGAATTAGCACCTGACGTGCTACAGTGGCGTCACCAAATTAgactaatttaaatttttaatttttcctaataaacagaatattacaatttttattagttAGTGCCGTGCTAACATTTGACACGTCATtaatgaaattttgtaaaaaaaagttaaaattcatttattgacgtgtgaatgttgacacgtcactaaattaGCATGCAACGTGCTACAATGGTGTCACCAAATTAgactaatttaaatttttaatttttcctaataaacagaatattacaattttttttattagttagtgACGTGCCAACATTTGACGTGTcactaataaaattttttaaaaaattaaaattcatttattgacgtgtgaatgttcacacgtcactaattagtgatgtgtctaatattcacacgtcactaatgaatttttttaaaaataaataaataaataaataaatattaaaaaaataaaataaaattcatttactgacgtgtcactaTCCACATGTCACTAAATAGTGATGTGTAAACTTTGACACATCACTAAAAAATTTAGTTAATTGTGAAAAAttaacacgtcactaaagtAGTGAcgtgtaaaaataaaataaaataaaaattactgtAGACAGATCACTAAATCCCGAGATTTTTGTAGTTAACACAGCTTGTGATTGACAAGCAATGCCGTGACagaaaaaatctttttaatactttaatatttcTTCTAACGTTTCgatttaaattcttttttaataagtaaagtccaagaaatgaaatatttaatttaaatgaaatggaaattatGAAATCATGATTCAAACTCAGAActtatccaaaaagcttaaactcatagaaaaatataaatttaatcatttaattaatactttagtACCAAAGACTCATAAAacttgaaaaactagaaaataaaaataaaataagagaagatTTGCTCCATTCCGAGCAAAGTCTTCATAGTAAATTCTATTTCCTATGGATCAAGGAAGTAAACCTAAAATAANNNNNNNNNNNNNNNNNNNNNNNNNNNNNNNNNNNNNNNNNNNNNNNNNNNNNNNNNNNNNNNNNNNNNNNNNNNNNNNNNNNNNNNNNNNNNNNNNNNNTCCGCACTAGATCCAGTTCaaccaaaaagaacaaaaaaaacaaaaaacgaaaaaaacaaggaaaaaaggtTGGCTTGAACATTCCTATCTTTTTCCACTCTTTTGACTGTTTACAAGTTATCGTGTTGACGTGGAACCAATCTATATAAGGCTGTAAGAAACGAGAGCATTCTTCTCCCACCAAGAGCTCGACACCAGTCAAATGAACTTCAGTCCGATTACTGTATATAGAGTTTGCCAAGTTTGACCGGccaattgaatttttcaaattaacatAAGGGTAAGGAAGAGGAGCAGTAATTCTAAACTAGCCTCATTAGTTCATGGAAATTTAGTTTGAAAAACAGCAAACAGTTcaactgaaaagagaaaaataagtaGACTAATCAGATTGCAGCTGTCATACAATTATCCTATACGTGATTTATTTGTTAAGTTCTATTCATGTGagcattagaaagaaaaaaaaaaacaatccaaTTAAGAAAGTGAGAAGAGAACAGAGCACACATACCCTGTTTTGGACATGTAAAGGATTGCACTTGATCACGGCAATAGCAGACAAACGCCCGTGTGGAGTTAGAACCGCATACCCCACCAGTTTCCTTACACCCCCTACAGAGATGATCGAATCTATTGTTGTATTCCACCTCAAAACCTTTGTCCATTGCTTGTTGAACTGCCAGGGCTCCACCCTGAGGGTCGTCAAGAAGAGCACTAGCACTACTCCGGAGAATAGGAACATTGATACTGCTGTCGCAATCCCTTACAAGTTGTTCATGTAATTGGACGCTCGAGGGGGATTCGTCTACCAAGtaataagaaatattaattttccCATCACCAACTCCTTGGCTACAATTAAAACTATTTGAGGCTTCAGGTATGTTGTTGTCTTGAAGAACAGGGCAGCCGTAGAATATAGTTATGTTTTGAACGTTCGAACGGTAATCAAACAAAGTTAAATTCAAAGTGGTATTTAGGAGCTTTGGAGGACAAGGGCCATCCCAGAGGTCCGACCTTGCAATGGTAAAAGATCGAGAAGATGTGTTGATGTTTAGCACGCGGAAGTCTAGTGCTTCAAATCCGAGAACTGGGTATTCATTGTTGACGCACGTGAGCTCGTGGTCTTCATCACCGCAATATTGAGGACGGGTGCCTCCCCAGAAAGGGAACGGAATTTTGACGCCTCCACAGGCATAGTTACGGTTGCAGACCACAAAAGGATCATCTTCGTTGCAGTAAGATGGTG from Corylus avellana chromosome ca6, CavTom2PMs-1.0 includes the following:
- the LOC132185306 gene encoding LEAF RUST 10 DISEASE-RESISTANCE LOCUS RECEPTOR-LIKE PROTEIN KINASE-like 2.5, with protein sequence MDFHLSLFSIIIILFLSFFLTILPPSYCNEDDPFVVCNRNYACGGVKIPFPFWGGTRPQYCGDEDHELTCVNNEYPVLGFEALDFRVLNINTSSRSFTIARSDLWDGPCPPKLLNTTLNLTLFDYRSNVQNITIFYGCPVLQDNNIPEASNSFNCSQGVGDGKINISYYLVDESPSSVQLHEQLVRDCDSSINVPILRSSASALLDDPQGGALAVQQAMDKGFEVEYNNRFDHLCRGCKETGGVCGSNSTRAFVCYCRDQVQSFTCPKQVELFAVFQTKFP